The region TTTGGGATGATTTTAGTCGAGCCTTCCTCTTATCAGCCCAAGATGAATTGCCCTATCGCATCAATTCCTCATTTTTTTATCGTATCATTCCTTAACTTTGCCTTCTTTTCTCTTCCGCAATTTTGGCATCAACTTCGATTTGATGAGCCAGCCTAGGGCAACCAAGATCAATATTGGCACTACATATCCGATGAGGATTATAAGCCCCCTTATCGTCGATACGAAGGCTTCGAAGGCAGCGCGAAAAGCGTCCCTTATCCCCCAGCTGTGCGTTATGGGCTCTTGCTCGTACAATGAAACGGAAATCGTCGCAAGCTCAATGCGGTTCTCAAGATAGTTTAGCCGACCGGTAAGCTGTTCGATTTCACTTCTCACACGCCATATTTCTCTCTCAACTTCAAGAACTTCCTGCGTAGTATTGGCCATGTCAAGTATTTCTAATAGTCTCTGCTCCTGTCGCTCTGAATTGTTAATTCTCGCCCTCAAATCGATATATTCCTCTGTAACATCTTCTCCTGAGGTTTGTTTTGACTTTACATCGCCAATCTGCTCTATTTCTGAGATGACAGAAAGAAACTCATCAGCTGGCACTCTGAGCGTAAAATCCCCCCTCCTGAGCCCAGTACCTGTGACATAAGAATAGGAGTTAGAAACAAAACCACCTGACCTTTCTACTATCAGAATAAGTGCGTTAGAGCTTGCTTGGAAATTCTCTACCTCAATGCTCAAGGAGGCTTTTTGAATTATCTTCTGCTCTGTATCCGTATCAGTATACTGATAGTCTGCTGTTCCCCCTCCTACAGAAATAGCTGTATCTGCCGGTTTAATCATTGTAGGAGTCATCGGTGCAGGCATTGGTGCTGAGAGCCCATTGCCACCTTCTGTACCCGTTAGTTTCACGGAATCAGATAAGGGAGAACTCATACAGCCTGCGGAAGCTGATAATATGCAGAGCAGAACGACAACCGCTATTTTGGTATATTTCTT is a window of Methanocellales archaeon DNA encoding:
- a CDS encoding DUF4349 domain-containing protein — encoded protein: MKKYTKIAVVVLLCILSASAGCMSSPLSDSVKLTGTEGGNGLSAPMPAPMTPTMIKPADTAISVGGGTADYQYTDTDTEQKIIQKASLSIEVENFQASSNALILIVERSGGFVSNSYSYVTGTGLRRGDFTLRVPADEFLSVISEIEQIGDVKSKQTSGEDVTEEYIDLRARINNSERQEQRLLEILDMANTTQEVLEVEREIWRVRSEIEQLTGRLNYLENRIELATISVSLYEQEPITHSWGIRDAFRAAFEAFVSTIRGLIILIGYVVPILILVALGWLIKSKLMPKLRKRKEGKVKE